The following is a genomic window from Bacteroides sp..
CATTGCTGCCGAACCCGGTTACAAGGCTATTGCCCAGAAAGACCGCGAATTTATTCGCTTTTTTGACCAGGCTGAATTCCAGGAAATCGTGAACTAGGTTTTCTCATTCCTTAATATCTTAAGGCTGTCCCTTATCATAGGGGCAGCCTTCTTTTTTTGTCCGCCGGGATGTCTTTCACTTATTAAAAGGAAGCCAGGAATCCTGTGGATTTTTTATTGGCCCAATATAATGTACTCATATTATTAGGGCCAATGAACCCACGGCCATACTATAGGTTTAGTCGGGTTTTAGTCGGGTTTTAGTCGTTTTAAAACGACTAAAACCCGACTAAACCTATATCCAAATCTCTCTTTTCAAGCAAAAAACACAGGAAGCCGTTTTACGGCGGTAAAAAGACTACTTCTCAATTTTCGGGCAATGCGAAAAGGATAAAAAGAGGAAAAACCTCCTAAAGGTCAGGGCCTTAATTCTTTTTTATTGCAGCGCAATGCGGGTCATCCCTTTGGGATAATCCTGATTCATGGCTTCAATAATCTGGTCGAAATCCCCGGGCCTGGCCACAAAGTCGAGGGCATTGATATCGAGCAGCAGAATACGGAGCTGGGGTTGCTGCTTCAGGTAATCGAGATAACTTTCCTGGATCTTTTCGAGGTATTCATCGGGAATACGCTGTTCGTAATCACGGCCTCTTTTCCGGATGTTGCTTTGCAAACGATTGGTAGAGACAAAGAGGTGTACCAGCAAGTCGGGCCGTGGTAGATTGGCATTCATAATGTTGAACAGGGTGATGAACAGCTGGTATTCATCGTCGTTGAGGGTCTTGCGGGCAAAGATCAGCGACTTGTTGAGGAAGTAATCGGAGATGGTAAAGGCGGTAAAAAGTTCCTGGCTGGCCAGTTCGCGCTTCAGCTGCTGATAGCGTTCAGCCAGGAATGAAAGCTCAAGCGGGAAGGCGTATTTCTCCTGGTTTTCATAAAATTTAGCCAGGAAGGGGTTGTCTTCAAACCGTTCAAGAATGAGTTTGCCATTGTATTGCTCGGCAATTTTAGTAGCCAGGGTGGTTTTCCCTGCACCTATGTTTCCTTCAATGGCAATGTAGTTATAGCGCATACAAAATCGTTTTAACCGGCCGGGTCTTGGGCGGCATCAAGCTTTTGAACAACCAGTGGATCCTCGCATGATTCAAGCAATTGTGCAACGGTTTTGCCCATCTGGGGGTGCACCATTTCGGGGGAAATCTCTGCCAGGGGAAGAAGCGTAAACCGCCTCAAGTGAAGGCGTGGATGGGGCACTTCTAAATGAGTGGTAAGGATGACCTGGTCGTTGAAAAACAAAATGTCAATATCAATATTCCTTGAATCCATTACTCCCTTTTTCCTTCTGCGTCCCAGGGAGGATTCAATATTATGTAATTCAATCAAAAGTTCGGAGGGCTCGAGCAATGTTTCCACTTCCAGCACCTGGTTAAGGAACATCGTGTCGGCTTCGAAGCCCCAGGGCTCGCTTTGGTACAGCGAACTGGCCTTCCTGATGGGACCTACCCCAAAGCTAATCTGCTTTCGAGCCTGAATAAAGGTTTGGCTGACATCGCCCAGATTGCCCCCCAGGAGCAGGAAAACTTTATTCATCGGGAATGCAGATAAAGGGTTTGTTATGAAACCACAAAATTGGGTAAAATAATCGGGAAAGCAAAAACAAAAAATGGATTGGAATGAATCTGGTAAGGCCAAAATTGTTAATATTGCAATATATTTTTCAATCATTTATTCATAAGACAAAACCATGAAACAGTTCTTCAAATTCATGTTCGCATCGATGCTTGGGTTCTTTTTGACCAGCATTATTTTGTTGTTCGTTTTTATCGGGATGCTAAGTTCACTGGCATCTTTTTCCAAAAAGGAAGCCGTGTTACTAACGCCAAACTCGGTTTTACACTTGAACCTCACCAATGAGATCGTTGACCGGGGTGGTGGCAATCCCTTTGAGTCTTTTGACCCCATGAGTTTTCAGCCGAGGCCTGCCACAGGGCTCAACGACCTGATCAAGAACCTGAAAAAGGCCAAAAATGATCCGAATATCGACGGCATTTTCCTTGATCTCACCCTGTTGCAAACAGGATGGAGCACCATTGATGAGATCAGGCAAAGCCTGCTTGATTTTAAGGAATCAGGAAAGTTTATTGTAGCCTATGGCGAGACCTACACCCAGAACGCCTATTACCTGGGCTCGGTGGCCGACAAGGTTTATCTTCATCCTGAAGGGGCCATTGACTTCAGAGGGATGAACTCTGAACTGGTATTTTTCAAAAACATGCTCGAGAAACTGGGCATAGAGCCCCAGGTTATTCGTCACGGGAAGTATAAAAGCGCCACAGAGCCTTTCTTCCTGGAAAAGATGAGCCCTGAAAACAGGGAACAGGTTTTGGCATACGTTAGCTCGATTTGGAACAACGTGCTGAAAGGCATCTCCGATAGCCGCGGGCTTACGGTAAACCATCTGAACGATGTGGCCGATGCCTTTAATACCCGCAATGCAGAACTGGCCCTGGAAAATCAAATGATCGACGGCATCATGCACCGCGACGAGGTGCTTGAGGAGTTGCGCGAGCGCCTCGATAAAGAAAAAGCCAGTGACATTGAATTCGTAGAATGGGCCAAATACATGAATGTTCCCGAGAACAAAGACACCAGGCAGCCGAGAAGTGCTGACAAGATCGCGGTCGTGTATGGAATGGGAAATATTATTTCGGGCGAAGGCACCGAGCGCAGCATGGGCTCTGAGCGGATTGCAGAGGCCATTCGTGAAGCACGCCTTGACGAATCGGTGAAAGCCATTGTTTTCCGTATCAATTCGCCGGGCGGGAGCGCCCTGGCTTCCGATGTCATCTTGCGTGAAGTAAAACTGGCCAGCGAGGTCAAGCCCGTCATTGCCTCCATGGGCGATGTTGCCGCCTCCGGCGGTTACTATGTAGCCTGCGGCGCCGATATGATCGTAGCAAGCCCTAACACCATCACAGGCTCCATTGGCGTATTCGGGCTGATCCCCAATATGCAGAATTTCTTTAACAACAAACTAGGCATCACCTTCGACAATGTGAAGACCAATGACTACGCCGACCTGATGACCATTTCACGGCCGTTGACCCTCAATGAACGGGCGATGATCCAGGAAGGTGTTGAACAGGTCTACACCACTTTTATCGGCCACGTGGCTGAAGGCAGGGGCATCCCCGTTGCACAGGTTGACAGCATTGGGCAGGGACGAGTGTGGAGTGGCGCTGAAGCTGTTCAGATCGGCCTGGTGGATGAGTTGGGAGGGTTGAATTATGCCATTGAAAAAGCCGCCGAAAAAGCCGGCCTCGAAAACTACCGCCTGGTGGAATACCCTTCGCGCAAGGACTTCTTCACCCAGATCATGGAAGATCTCGGCCAGATGCAGGAGGTATTTGTCAAGCGAAAACTGGGCGAAGCCTACCAGTATTACAAGCAGGTTGACCAGGTCAACGAAATGACCGGCATCCTGACCCGCATGCCCTATGATGTGGTGATTCGCTAAGGCATTGTTATGCAAATTAAAAAAGGGGCCGAGGCCCCTTTTTTTATGGTTTCCCCTCAGTTTATACCTGGGGATATTTTTTCATAATATCAAAAGGTTTCATCAGCATGTCAACATACTGGGCACGCTGATAAGCATAGGGATCCTGGCTGTTCTCATTGGAAAGCTTGCCACGGAAATCATCTACTGAATCATAACCTTTATCCTTCATCCAGCTGGAAAGGTCATCAAGCATTTGCTTCACGTAGCCGGCTTTGTTCTTATAAATGGTGCTGACCACCTGAACGGAATCGGCACCTGCCAGCAATAACCTGACCACATCCTGTCCTGTAAAGATACCTGAATTGCTGCAGATACTGCCTTTCACCTTTTTGTGCAGAAGGCCGGCAAAGCGCAGGGAAAGGCGGTAATCGCCCACCTGGCTCAGGTTGAAGGGGAAAATCATTTCCTGTTTTTCCACATTGATCTCGGGCTGATAAAGGCGGTTGAACAATACAAAGGCGTCGGCACCTGCTTTATCCATTTGCTGAACCACCTGCAGTGAATTGGTGTAAAAAGGACTGAGCTTAACACTCACCGGAATTTTCACCTTAGCTTTCACTGCTTTCAGAATCTTAATCTGCTCGTCCTCCAGCGCAAGGCTTTTGGATTCAAAATCATTCGGGGGAGAATAAAAGTTCAGCTCCAGGGCATCGATACCCGTTTTTTCCATTTCAACGGCATACTCCACCCAGGTGCTTTCGTTGATGCAGTTAAGGCTGCCAATGACCGGGATGCTGACGGCCTGCTTCAGTGCCTTTAGTTTCTCCAGGTGCTCGACAGGTCCTGCATGTTTCAGGGTGGGAAACAGCTTGATCATTTCTGCATTGCGCTCATTGTATTCATGCAGGTCTTCCTCCATCTGAAGGCTCTCCAGATTGATCTGCTCCTCAAACAAGGACTTGAACACTATGGCTGCAATGCCTGCTTCCTCGAGGTTGCGTGCCATCTCCAGGTCAAAGGTCAGATTACAGGCACCCAGGATAATCGGGTTCTTGAGCTCCAAACCCATATACTTCGTTTTCAAATTTGCCATACGATTCCTCCGTCAATATTTTTGGTTTGTTAAATTTATTAATATAATCTTAAGTATGCAAAAAAATCAATTTTTTATCACTGGTTTTAATGAAATTTAGCATTCAGCAAACTTAAATTTTAACCAGAAAAACTCCACAGACCCGGGAGGAATAAAAAAGCAAGAGGTGGCACGGTAATCCACCTCCTGCTTTTTTTAACCACCAAAACAAAACAACATTAACCAATAAAACAACTAAAACCTTGCAAAACTTTTTGAAGCTGGTTCTGCTCTAAACAGCATACCAATTTAAACAAACTTTAAATGAAAAGCAAGACATTTTTTGTCTTTTTGTTTCTTTTTCAAAGTTAATCTTCAAAACCCCCTAAAACAACCGTATTGACGCTGAATTTAGCGGGAGAAAACGCCTAACAGATACACTGAATTTAACCAGGACTTATTGGGGCCCTCCTCTGACCAGGATGCGGGGTTCGAGCATATCGAGCAGGGCATACTTCACCCCTTCCCTGCCCAGGCCACTGTCTTTCACCCCGCCATAAGGCATATGATCGGTGCGGAAAATGGGGGTGTCGTTGTGAATCACCCCGCCCACCTCCAGGCGGTTGAAGGCCATATCCAGCTCTTCAATGCTGTTGGTAAACACCCCTGCCTGCAAGCCAAAGCGGCTGTGGTTAACCATCCGCAGGGCTTCTTCAAAATCTTTAAAGGGATGCAGAGTGACTACCGGTCCAAAGACTTCTTCATCATACACCTTCATTCCCGGGCCAGCCTCGGTAATGACCGTTGGTTCGACAAAAGCGTCCTGACGCTGGCCGCCGCAAAGCACTTTTGCACCTGCAGCCGCGGCTTCCCCGATCCACTGTTCAACGCGGATGGCATTCTCCTCATCGATCATAGCGGTGATATCGGTATCTGGTGAAAGGGGATCCCCGTAATTCAGTTTGCTGACGCCCTCCACTAATTTCTGACAGAAAGCATCGAACAGGCTTTGATGCACAAAGATACGCTGGGCGTGTATGCATACCTGCCCCTGGTAGGCAAAGCCACCGGTAAGGCAGCGCTTTATGGCGTGCTCAAGATTGGCTGAAGCGGACACAATGGTGCCGGCATTTCCACCCAGTTCAAGCACGACTTTTTTCTTCCCGGCATCGGCTTTCATTTTCCAGCCCACTGCAGGAGAACCCGTGAACGACAACAACTTAAACCGCTCATCGGTCACCAAAAGATTGCCTGTCGAACGGTCCATCGGCAAGACGGAAACAGCCCCATTCGGAAGTTCGGCTTCATCAATAAGTTTCGCGAGTTCAAGCATAGCTAAAGGGGTAGAAGAGGCGGGCTTCAGCACGATGGGGCAGCCCGCGGCAATGGCAGGGCCTAGTTTATGCACGGCCAGGTTCAGGGGAAAGTTAAACGGGCTGATACCCGCTACCGGTCCTATGGGAAAATACTTCACCAGCCCTTCGCGCCCTGCTGCTTCCGGGGTCCAGTCGAGGGAGAGGTATTCTTTGGGCAGTCGCCTGGCCTCTTCCGAAGCCACCAAAAGGGTTTGTGCGGCCCGCCTCACTTCTGCAAGGGCATAGCGCCAGGGCTTGGCCGCCTCGCGAGCGATGATTGAGGCAAAGTGCTCTTCCTGTTTCGACAGCCTTTGCGACAGATGGAGCAATGCCCTGCTGCGTCCAAGCGAGCTCATCTTCTTCATGGGTTGAAAGGCTTCCAAAGCAGCCTCAACAGCCTGTTCATATTCTTCCTTGCCGGCAAGCCAGGTTTTGGCAAACGGACGGCCATCAAATGGATTGGATACAATAAGTTCATGGGAGGTGGTTACAAACCTGCCTCCTGCATAGATCTGAAATGATTCCATGACAGTAAATTAAAAGGGTTACCAGGGGGTATTGCGCTGAAAGGGGGAAGTAGGGAAAAAACCGCGCTGAAATGCCCCGGTAGAATTGAAAGGGTTATAGGGGTTATACCCCTGCGACACGTTAAACTGCGCCCCAAAACGGAAGTTCTCGCTAATCTTGTAATCAAAGCCCATCATCACTCCTCGGGGGTTCAGATTGAAGGCCTGGTTATTCATATTTGGCTGGAAGTATTGATAGTTATTGTGTTCCATCCAGCTACCCCCGGTAATGGTCAGGCGCGGGCTCAGCTGATAAGCGCCAAAAGCATAAACCGTGTTGCTGAACAACCGCTGAGACATCACTCCATACATGGCTTCACCCTGGAAAAGGCCGAAAGGGGTGGATGCAGCATTCCCCGAAAACTGACCTGTGGAAAATACACTTCCGACCATCATACTGAAGCGCTGGCTGGGATTCCATTTGAAGTGAGGCGCCAGGGACTGGGAAAACAGGGAAGTTCCCTGGAAACCCGTCATAAATGAAGTGCCTAACTGAAACCCAAAATCTGTTTTTGGCAGCAGGGAGTGTTGTTCGGCGGGGGCCTCAAACAATGAACCCTCTTGAGCCTGACTCTGAGGACCTGACAGGAATAACAGGGCAAAAAGCAGGGGTAAAATAAAGTTTGAAGCTTTCATAATCTGTGTTTTTAATAAGGACCTCTAATGATAAACGCATCAAAAGGCCTTGTTGTTTTTCCCTATGATACAAATTTAGGAAAACCAATGGTCAATGTCAAGGTTTCAGCATTGAGCTCAAAAGAATAAAAAATTGCGTACATTTATATTGCAGAAAACAGAAATTCATTTTTCAATCACCAAAAATCTTATCACCATGAAAAAGAATATGGGGACCTTAGACAAGACTATCCGGGTCATTATCGCCATTGCCATTGCCATCCTTGTATACACCGATGTCATTACAGGTACACTCGGCATTGTCTTATCCATTGTAGCAATTGTTTTTCTGCTAACCTCATTGGTAGGGGTTTGCCCGCTTTACATGCCCTTTGGAATTAATACCTGCAAAAAGGAAAAACAGGCTTAATTCAAAATTCCTGGAATAAGCCGGGGTGCAGTGGGATTTTTTTTGGACTTTTGTAGCAAGAAACCTGAAAAACCCCGCAGCATGGGAAACAACAAGCAAAAGAAATACAAAACAGGGCTGGTACTCAGTGGGGGTGGTACCCGTGGGTTTGCCCACCTGGGAGCTTTAAAAGCCCTGAAAGAGCACAACATCAAGCCCGACATCATTGCGGGAGTCAGTGCCGGAAGCATTGTGGGGGCGCTTTATGCCGATGGTGAAGATGCCGAAAAAGCCCTGAAAGCCCTCACAAGTAAGCGATTGTTTGGATTCCTTGAATTTATGATTCCCAACAGCGGCCTGATTAAAATGACAGGATTTCAGAAAACGCTGCGTAAAAACCTCAATTCCGAAAATTTTGAGGAGCTGAAAATCCCCCTGGTGGTTTATGCGGTCAATATAAACAAAGCCGAACTGATCCGTTTCGAAAAGGGTGACCTGGTGAGTGCAGTCACGGCTTCCTCTTCCATTCCCGTGGTTTTTCCACCCGTGGAGATTGACGGGGAATATTACCTGGACGGCGGTATCATCAACAACTTCCCCGTTGACCTCTTACGCGACGATTGTGAAACCCTCATCGGCATCAACGTGAACCCCATTGGTGAGTTTAAGAACATCAAAAGCCTGAAGGCCATTGCCGAGCGAACATTTCACATCTCCATGCGAAACCAGGAGGCTGAAAAGGAGAAACTCTGCGACATCTACATCGAGCCTGAAAATCTGGACCAATATGGTTTACTCGACATTTCAAGGGCAAACGAGATCTTTGAGCTCGGTTATAAAAAGGCTTCAGAGGTACTGGAAAAGGCCAATAGGTAACCGTATAGAATAATGCCCCGGCTTGGGCTAATCATTTTTAATTATAAATGTTTCATTTTTCATTTAACCTACTGCCTTTTCAGTTTCTCTTTCTCTCTTTACAATACTTTCATTTCATTTATCTTTGTGTTTTTGAACCCAGAACATCATGCAGCATCCGTTAACTGTTTACAATTCGCTTTCCAGGAAAAAGGAGCAATTTGTTCCGATACACCCTCCATTTGTGGGCATGTATGTTTGCGGGCCAACAGTTTATGGCGATGCTCACCTGGGCCATGCACGCCCGGCCATCACCTTTGACCTGGTGTTCCGTTACCTGCTCCACTTGGGGTATAAGGTTCGCTATGTGCGAAATATCACCGATGTAGGACACCTTGAAAACGATGCCGATGAAGGCGAGGACAAGATTGGCAAAAAAGCACGCCTCGAACAACTTGAACCCATGGAAGTGGTTCAGTACTACTCTGACCGCTATCACGAAGATATGGAAATGCTGAACACCAGAAAGCCAAACATTGAACCCCGGGCTTCGGGACACATCATCGAGCAGATCGAGATGGTCAAGGCCATCCTGGAGGCAGGCTTTGCCTATGAGGTCAACGGCTCTGTATATTTCGACGTGGTAAAATACGCCGCCTCACATCATTACGGTAAACTCAGCGGAAGGTTACTGGAAGACATGATGGCCGGTTACCGTGATCTCGAAGGACAGGACGAAAAGCGCAAC
Proteins encoded in this region:
- a CDS encoding dihydroorotate dehydrogenase-like protein — encoded protein: MANLKTKYMGLELKNPIILGACNLTFDLEMARNLEEAGIAAIVFKSLFEEQINLESLQMEEDLHEYNERNAEMIKLFPTLKHAGPVEHLEKLKALKQAVSIPVIGSLNCINESTWVEYAVEMEKTGIDALELNFYSPPNDFESKSLALEDEQIKILKAVKAKVKIPVSVKLSPFYTNSLQVVQQMDKAGADAFVLFNRLYQPEINVEKQEMIFPFNLSQVGDYRLSLRFAGLLHKKVKGSICSNSGIFTGQDVVRLLLAGADSVQVVSTIYKNKAGYVKQMLDDLSSWMKDKGYDSVDDFRGKLSNENSQDPYAYQRAQYVDMLMKPFDIMKKYPQV
- the sppA gene encoding signal peptide peptidase SppA, with the protein product MKQFFKFMFASMLGFFLTSIILLFVFIGMLSSLASFSKKEAVLLTPNSVLHLNLTNEIVDRGGGNPFESFDPMSFQPRPATGLNDLIKNLKKAKNDPNIDGIFLDLTLLQTGWSTIDEIRQSLLDFKESGKFIVAYGETYTQNAYYLGSVADKVYLHPEGAIDFRGMNSELVFFKNMLEKLGIEPQVIRHGKYKSATEPFFLEKMSPENREQVLAYVSSIWNNVLKGISDSRGLTVNHLNDVADAFNTRNAELALENQMIDGIMHRDEVLEELRERLDKEKASDIEFVEWAKYMNVPENKDTRQPRSADKIAVVYGMGNIISGEGTERSMGSERIAEAIREARLDESVKAIVFRINSPGGSALASDVILREVKLASEVKPVIASMGDVAASGGYYVACGADMIVASPNTITGSIGVFGLIPNMQNFFNNKLGITFDNVKTNDYADLMTISRPLTLNERAMIQEGVEQVYTTFIGHVAEGRGIPVAQVDSIGQGRVWSGAEAVQIGLVDELGGLNYAIEKAAEKAGLENYRLVEYPSRKDFFTQIMEDLGQMQEVFVKRKLGEAYQYYKQVDQVNEMTGILTRMPYDVVIR
- the folK gene encoding 2-amino-4-hydroxy-6-hydroxymethyldihydropteridine diphosphokinase; this encodes MNKVFLLLGGNLGDVSQTFIQARKQISFGVGPIRKASSLYQSEPWGFEADTMFLNQVLEVETLLEPSELLIELHNIESSLGRRRKKGVMDSRNIDIDILFFNDQVILTTHLEVPHPRLHLRRFTLLPLAEISPEMVHPQMGKTVAQLLESCEDPLVVQKLDAAQDPAG
- a CDS encoding DUF2892 domain-containing protein, which produces MKKNMGTLDKTIRVIIAIAIAILVYTDVITGTLGIVLSIVAIVFLLTSLVGVCPLYMPFGINTCKKEKQA
- a CDS encoding aldehyde dehydrogenase family protein; the protein is MESFQIYAGGRFVTTSHELIVSNPFDGRPFAKTWLAGKEEYEQAVEAALEAFQPMKKMSSLGRSRALLHLSQRLSKQEEHFASIIAREAAKPWRYALAEVRRAAQTLLVASEEARRLPKEYLSLDWTPEAAGREGLVKYFPIGPVAGISPFNFPLNLAVHKLGPAIAAGCPIVLKPASSTPLAMLELAKLIDEAELPNGAVSVLPMDRSTGNLLVTDERFKLLSFTGSPAVGWKMKADAGKKKVVLELGGNAGTIVSASANLEHAIKRCLTGGFAYQGQVCIHAQRIFVHQSLFDAFCQKLVEGVSKLNYGDPLSPDTDITAMIDEENAIRVEQWIGEAAAAGAKVLCGGQRQDAFVEPTVITEAGPGMKVYDEEVFGPVVTLHPFKDFEEALRMVNHSRFGLQAGVFTNSIEELDMAFNRLEVGGVIHNDTPIFRTDHMPYGGVKDSGLGREGVKYALLDMLEPRILVRGGPQ
- a CDS encoding deoxynucleoside kinase, with the protein product MRYNYIAIEGNIGAGKTTLATKIAEQYNGKLILERFEDNPFLAKFYENQEKYAFPLELSFLAERYQQLKRELASQELFTAFTISDYFLNKSLIFARKTLNDDEYQLFITLFNIMNANLPRPDLLVHLFVSTNRLQSNIRKRGRDYEQRIPDEYLEKIQESYLDYLKQQPQLRILLLDINALDFVARPGDFDQIIEAMNQDYPKGMTRIALQ
- a CDS encoding patatin-like phospholipase family protein codes for the protein MGNNKQKKYKTGLVLSGGGTRGFAHLGALKALKEHNIKPDIIAGVSAGSIVGALYADGEDAEKALKALTSKRLFGFLEFMIPNSGLIKMTGFQKTLRKNLNSENFEELKIPLVVYAVNINKAELIRFEKGDLVSAVTASSSIPVVFPPVEIDGEYYLDGGIINNFPVDLLRDDCETLIGINVNPIGEFKNIKSLKAIAERTFHISMRNQEAEKEKLCDIYIEPENLDQYGLLDISRANEIFELGYKKASEVLEKANR